Proteins encoded in a region of the Paenibacillus sp. W2I17 genome:
- a CDS encoding GNAT family N-acetyltransferase: protein MSVIDNLRPFTERDLPMLEDWFKDAEVHRRLEGMLPLDEWYRHVEQHPGYNVWVAFSQDEAVGVIMIEREEQNTGSIAIVVHPSIRGKGYGRAVVGKAIQLPELGTIYKWYAGIEADNAACLRCFQSTGFVLENEAPDEDGYFSLWHIANIKV from the coding sequence ATGAGCGTGATTGACAATTTGCGACCGTTTACAGAGCGAGATTTGCCAATGCTGGAGGATTGGTTTAAGGATGCAGAGGTTCATCGGCGCTTGGAGGGAATGCTTCCTTTAGACGAGTGGTATCGGCACGTCGAGCAGCATCCCGGTTATAATGTGTGGGTCGCGTTCTCGCAGGACGAAGCCGTAGGTGTAATTATGATTGAGCGGGAGGAGCAGAATACGGGAAGCATTGCCATCGTTGTCCATCCGTCGATTCGGGGTAAGGGCTACGGCAGAGCAGTGGTTGGAAAAGCCATACAATTACCTGAGCTGGGAACGATCTATAAATGGTATGCCGGAATTGAAGCTGACAATGCTGCTTGTTTGAGGTGTTTTCAGTCTACTGGTTTTGTACTGGAGAACGAAGCTCCCGATGAAGACGGTTATTTCTCTTTATGGCATATCGCTAATATTAAAGTGTAG
- a CDS encoding clostripain-related cysteine peptidase, whose amino-acid sequence MKRTIRLLVFILLVSFLPVSELKASDRQADYTFLIYMIGSDMESDFHMASDDLKEMMSVGSSGNVNVIVQTGGAQSWDHSSIEPGLNQRWRVEKGRLAFLDNAGSQNMDTSDSLTDFIRWGTREYPARKHVLMFWGHGLGPIDGYGGDEHYGNKKMSLTELQKGIGHAYNETGIKFELIGFDNCKMASVEVAYALRDYGKYLLASVDYTNQNGWDYTKMLKAVQDKPGISTLKLGRIIAQGYLEQSKVNGEEEDLQQSIIQLDQMEEVMKAVESFSKRLLKPQAMTKGMNQLRKARDQAEDYADEADLVDLADLFTLIGKRMKAETEADRVKKAIQKAVVYNMKSPEHPKGKGMSVYFPSRDVHRFTEKASKYRKLEFSSSYKAFITEYSTLLSRRPQNTPNKE is encoded by the coding sequence ATGAAAAGAACAATACGGCTGCTTGTGTTCATTCTGCTGGTCTCGTTTCTTCCTGTATCTGAACTAAAAGCATCCGATCGGCAAGCCGATTACACCTTTCTCATCTATATGATTGGTTCAGACATGGAAAGTGATTTTCATATGGCAAGCGATGACTTGAAGGAAATGATGAGTGTCGGCTCTTCCGGCAATGTAAACGTTATCGTTCAGACAGGAGGCGCCCAAAGCTGGGACCATTCGTCCATCGAACCCGGTCTGAATCAACGATGGCGTGTGGAAAAGGGGAGGTTGGCCTTTCTGGATAACGCCGGCTCGCAAAATATGGATACATCCGATTCCCTTACAGATTTCATTCGCTGGGGAACCCGTGAATATCCAGCTCGGAAGCATGTGCTTATGTTCTGGGGGCACGGTCTTGGACCGATTGATGGATACGGTGGCGACGAGCACTACGGAAATAAAAAAATGAGCTTGACCGAACTTCAAAAAGGAATTGGACATGCTTATAACGAAACGGGAATTAAATTTGAACTCATCGGCTTCGATAATTGTAAAATGGCAAGTGTGGAGGTGGCCTACGCACTTAGGGATTACGGTAAGTATTTGCTTGCATCTGTTGACTACACGAATCAGAATGGCTGGGACTATACGAAAATGCTGAAGGCAGTTCAAGACAAACCCGGGATTTCCACTCTTAAGTTGGGCAGAATTATTGCTCAAGGATATCTGGAACAGTCGAAGGTAAACGGTGAAGAGGAGGACCTTCAGCAATCGATCATTCAACTGGATCAGATGGAAGAGGTTATGAAGGCAGTCGAGTCATTCAGCAAAAGGTTGTTAAAGCCCCAAGCTATGACAAAGGGTATGAATCAGTTGAGAAAAGCACGGGATCAAGCCGAGGATTATGCAGACGAAGCCGATTTGGTGGATCTTGCTGACTTGTTTACCTTGATCGGCAAAAGAATGAAAGCTGAGACTGAGGCGGACCGCGTCAAAAAGGCAATTCAAAAAGCGGTTGTTTATAACATGAAGTCTCCTGAGCATCCCAAGGGAAAAGGAATGAGCGTTTATTTTCCGAGCAGGGATGTTCATCGCTTTACCGAAAAGGCCAGTAAGTACCGAAAACTGGAATTTAGCTCGAGCTATAAGGCTTTCATTACTGAATACTCGACATTGTTGTCACGTCGGCCCCAAAATACTCCAAACAAAGAGTGA
- a CDS encoding DEAD/DEAH box helicase, translated as MANFEQLGIRPEWCEILKHQGIAVPTPVQERSIPVLLGGRDIIAEAQTGTGKTLAFLLPIIQKINVSDRSPQALIIAPTRELALQITEEAKKLTANDDKLHVLAVYGGQDVDKQLRKLQNGTQIVIGTPGRLLDHLRRGTLKLDNVKKLVLDEADQMLHMGFLDDVETILSELPHKRQTMLFSATMPKGIRNLAKTYMKDPEDVKVSSQSVIPIKQIRQQVLECTDRGKLEALRGMIDTYRPYLAIIFCRTKRRASKLNQDLREAGYASDELHGDLSQSKRENVMKAFRDAKLQVLVATDVAARGLDVEGVTHVFNYDMPHDAESYIHRIGRTGRAGGTGLAVTFATEHDRPELARIEQGIDQKLSRIQWTSEGPIASTGAARRSINSQGDDERSGGRSSGTGSARRGAGRNDRRDGGRGGRGSRGGEGGRSEGGRSGGRSGGRSSDSSRGAAGQGGRGAGRSGDERSAGRGSARSSDSSRGAAGQGGRGATSSGWAGRSADKRSSGRSSEGSRRPESAGRGPAKGDRRDSRRGR; from the coding sequence TTGGCAAACTTTGAACAACTGGGCATTCGCCCGGAATGGTGCGAGATCCTGAAACATCAGGGCATCGCCGTGCCGACTCCGGTACAGGAGCGTTCGATTCCGGTACTGCTGGGTGGACGCGATATTATCGCCGAGGCACAGACAGGAACAGGGAAAACGCTGGCATTTTTGCTGCCGATTATTCAGAAAATTAACGTATCGGACCGTTCGCCACAAGCGTTGATTATTGCGCCTACGCGTGAGCTTGCGCTGCAAATTACGGAAGAAGCGAAGAAACTCACGGCAAACGACGATAAACTGCACGTGCTTGCCGTATACGGCGGGCAGGATGTGGACAAGCAACTGCGTAAATTGCAGAACGGTACCCAGATCGTTATTGGTACACCAGGTCGTCTCCTGGATCACCTGCGCCGTGGCACGTTGAAGCTTGATAATGTGAAAAAACTGGTGCTGGATGAAGCCGACCAAATGTTGCACATGGGCTTCCTGGACGATGTGGAAACGATTCTTAGTGAACTGCCACACAAACGTCAGACAATGCTGTTCTCAGCAACGATGCCAAAGGGCATTCGCAACCTGGCGAAGACCTACATGAAAGATCCGGAAGATGTAAAAGTATCTTCCCAATCTGTTATCCCGATCAAACAAATTCGCCAGCAAGTGCTGGAATGTACGGATCGTGGTAAATTAGAAGCACTTCGCGGCATGATTGATACGTATCGCCCATACTTGGCGATTATTTTCTGCCGGACCAAGCGTCGTGCATCCAAGCTGAACCAAGATCTGCGTGAAGCAGGTTATGCAAGTGATGAACTTCATGGGGACCTGTCCCAATCCAAGCGTGAGAACGTAATGAAAGCGTTCCGCGATGCCAAACTGCAGGTGCTCGTTGCTACAGATGTAGCTGCACGTGGACTTGATGTTGAAGGTGTTACGCATGTATTTAACTACGATATGCCGCATGATGCGGAAAGTTATATTCACCGGATTGGTCGTACGGGCCGTGCAGGCGGTACAGGTCTTGCTGTAACGTTTGCAACAGAGCATGACAGACCGGAACTTGCACGTATTGAACAAGGGATCGACCAGAAGCTGTCCCGTATCCAGTGGACAAGCGAAGGACCAATTGCTTCGACTGGAGCAGCTAGACGTTCCATCAACAGTCAAGGGGATGACGAACGTTCAGGCGGACGCTCTTCCGGAACTGGTAGTGCCCGTCGCGGTGCAGGCCGTAACGATCGCAGAGATGGCGGACGTGGGGGGCGTGGTTCGCGCGGCGGCGAAGGTGGACGTAGTGAAGGCGGACGCAGTGGTGGTCGTAGCGGTGGCCGCAGCAGCGACAGCAGTCGCGGAGCAGCAGGTCAAGGTGGACGCGGTGCAGGTCGCAGTGGCGACGAGCGCAGCGCAGGTCGTGGTTCCGCGCGCAGCAGCGACAGCAGTCGCGGTGCAGCGGGCCAAGGCGGACGCGGTGCAACTAGCAGCGGCTGGGCTGGCCGTAGCGCCGACAAGCGCAGCTCCGGGCGCAGCAGTGAAGGCTCTCGCCGTCCGGAATCCGCAGGACGCGGACCGGCGAAGGGCGACCGTCGCGATTCTCGTCGCGGACGGTAA